A genomic segment from Cyanobium sp. NIES-981 encodes:
- the cobN gene encoding cobaltochelatase subunit CobN: MHRLAALPGGSDQADRGAYVEQPPAPVLLLTSADTDLVSVDRVLSEDPGLLEVELRGLNLAALAHPAVIDHYIVTTVRQARLVVVRLLGGRGHWSYGLDQLALWAQQEGRALVVLAGTPEDEEVLARCGTADPALALALGRCLREGGSANVRAALAALGQLLRGEDAPPPAVQPLPDPAPHDWRQEPGPRVGVIAYRALLQAGDLALMEAALGALRGRGLCPRALWVSGLRDPAVQRGVADLLRREGVAAVLCSTSFASVQFEEAGLGAPLWEALDVPVLQLLCSSQPRTAWEASSIGLAPTDLTLQVALPELDGRITTRVGAFKQTRQASDRLASALQGYDPDAERLDWIAELTARWVALGRTPAPRRRVALVLANYPVRNSRLANGVGLDTPASTALMLHWLQQAGYDLGPGELPADGDALIALLLAGQTNDPESGHRPAVDHLDLGTYRAWYASLPLEGQQRLEAVWGPPERDGGLVPGRGGTPAFPVRGLRFNHLVVLIQPERGYDRDPSLSYHSPDLPPTHAYLAQYLWLRRSFGAQVVVHVGKHGNLEWLPGKGLGLSDQCYPEWALGPMPHLYPFIVNDPGEGSQAKRRSQAVILDHLTPPLGRAGLHGDLQRLEGLLDEYWEACQLGSARAEGLRSTLRERLQALELPLAAVDADLDARLDAADGYLCELKEAQIRLGLHTYGRLPQAERLAELLLCLARPPQAGVAGLTQALARDRGLGFDPWSDAEEQPLDAHDRERLKAGADLAAGVLRTAGDGAALLEQQALQLCRQALSPGGMQPGAHGPATRASLQHLQQQLVPRLLGCGTAEQQAFLRGLEGRRIAAGPAGAPTRGRPDLLPTGRNFYAVDLRGLPTEAAWDLGRRSAELLLELHLQEEGEHLRQLALSVWGTSTMRNGGEDIAQALALLGVRPVWDGPTRRMVDLELIPLSLLGRPRVDVTLRISGLFRDAFPQLVGWMHRATALVAGLEEDDADNPLAAAARREGHCARVYGSAPGAYGAGLQGLIDSGQWEERRDLGEAFLTWSSWRYAPDGDGQGSAAAIEARADRAGLEQRLRSVQVVLHNQDNREHDLLDSDDYYQFQGGLSAAAERLQGRRPALWFGDHSRSSRPRLHRIEKEFDKVLRSRVLNPRWIRAMQEHGYKGGFEMAATLDYLFAYDASTGRMPAWSYGAVWEHWLADPEVRGFLERRNPWALRDMGERLLEAHHRGLWSRAGAEQISHLEKLVLDTESLIEQQP, translated from the coding sequence ATGCACAGGCTGGCGGCACTACCGGGGGGATCGGACCAGGCAGACAGGGGGGCCTACGTGGAGCAGCCACCGGCACCGGTGCTGCTGCTCACCAGCGCCGACACCGACCTGGTGAGCGTGGACCGGGTGCTGAGCGAGGACCCCGGCCTGCTGGAGGTGGAGTTGCGGGGCCTCAACCTGGCCGCCCTGGCCCATCCGGCCGTGATCGACCACTACATCGTCACCACGGTGCGGCAGGCCCGGCTGGTGGTGGTGCGGCTGCTCGGGGGCCGCGGGCACTGGAGCTACGGACTGGATCAGCTGGCCTTGTGGGCGCAGCAGGAGGGCCGGGCTCTGGTGGTGCTGGCCGGTACCCCGGAGGATGAGGAGGTGCTGGCCCGCTGCGGCACGGCGGATCCGGCCCTGGCCCTGGCCCTGGGCCGCTGCCTGCGGGAGGGCGGCAGCGCCAATGTGCGGGCGGCGCTGGCTGCCCTGGGGCAGCTTCTGCGGGGAGAGGACGCGCCGCCGCCTGCCGTGCAGCCGCTCCCGGATCCGGCCCCCCATGACTGGCGCCAGGAGCCCGGCCCCCGGGTGGGGGTGATCGCCTACCGCGCCCTGCTGCAGGCCGGCGATCTGGCCCTGATGGAGGCCGCCCTGGGGGCATTGCGGGGCCGGGGGCTGTGCCCGCGGGCGCTCTGGGTGAGCGGCCTGCGGGATCCGGCCGTGCAGCGGGGTGTGGCCGACCTGCTGCGGCGGGAGGGGGTGGCGGCGGTGCTCTGCAGCACTTCGTTCGCCTCGGTGCAGTTCGAGGAGGCCGGGCTGGGGGCGCCCCTGTGGGAGGCCCTGGATGTGCCGGTGCTGCAGCTGCTCTGCAGCAGCCAACCCCGAACGGCGTGGGAAGCCAGCAGCATCGGCCTGGCCCCCACCGATCTCACCCTGCAGGTGGCCCTGCCGGAACTGGATGGGCGCATCACCACCCGGGTGGGGGCCTTCAAGCAGACGCGCCAGGCCAGTGATCGCCTCGCCTCGGCGCTGCAGGGCTATGACCCCGATGCCGAGCGGCTCGACTGGATCGCGGAGCTCACGGCCCGCTGGGTGGCGCTGGGGCGCACGCCGGCCCCGCGGCGGCGCGTGGCCCTGGTGCTGGCCAACTACCCCGTGCGCAACAGCCGTCTGGCCAATGGGGTCGGACTGGACACGCCGGCCTCCACGGCCCTGATGCTGCACTGGCTGCAGCAGGCCGGCTACGACCTGGGGCCGGGAGAGCTCCCGGCCGATGGCGATGCCCTGATCGCCCTGCTGCTGGCGGGCCAGACCAACGACCCGGAGAGCGGCCACCGGCCCGCCGTGGATCACCTGGACCTCGGCACCTACCGCGCCTGGTACGCCAGCCTGCCCCTGGAGGGCCAGCAGCGCCTGGAGGCGGTGTGGGGGCCGCCCGAGCGGGATGGGGGGCTGGTGCCGGGCCGTGGCGGAACGCCGGCCTTCCCGGTCCGGGGCCTGCGGTTCAACCATCTGGTGGTGCTGATCCAGCCCGAGCGGGGCTACGACCGCGACCCGAGCCTCAGCTACCACAGCCCCGATCTGCCGCCCACCCACGCCTACCTGGCCCAGTACCTGTGGCTGCGCCGGAGCTTCGGCGCCCAGGTGGTGGTGCACGTGGGCAAGCACGGCAACCTCGAATGGCTGCCGGGCAAGGGTCTGGGCCTCTCGGATCAGTGCTACCCGGAGTGGGCCCTGGGGCCCATGCCCCACCTCTACCCCTTCATCGTGAACGACCCCGGCGAGGGCTCCCAGGCCAAGCGCCGCAGCCAGGCGGTGATCCTCGATCACCTCACCCCGCCGCTGGGACGGGCCGGTCTGCACGGAGATCTGCAGCGCCTGGAGGGGCTGCTCGATGAGTACTGGGAGGCCTGCCAGCTCGGCAGCGCCCGGGCCGAGGGCCTGCGCAGCACCCTGCGGGAGCGGCTCCAGGCCCTGGAGCTTCCCCTGGCGGCGGTTGACGCCGACCTCGATGCCCGCCTGGATGCCGCCGACGGCTATCTGTGCGAGCTCAAGGAGGCCCAGATCCGCCTGGGGCTCCACACCTACGGCCGCCTGCCGCAGGCCGAGCGGCTGGCGGAACTGCTGCTCTGCCTGGCCCGGCCACCCCAGGCCGGGGTGGCGGGTCTGACGCAGGCCCTCGCCCGCGACCGGGGGCTGGGCTTCGATCCCTGGAGTGATGCCGAGGAACAGCCGCTGGACGCCCATGACCGGGAGCGCCTCAAGGCCGGCGCTGACCTGGCCGCCGGTGTGCTGCGCACGGCGGGCGATGGCGCCGCCCTGCTGGAGCAGCAGGCCCTGCAACTCTGCCGCCAGGCCCTGAGCCCGGGGGGCATGCAGCCGGGCGCGCACGGCCCAGCCACGCGGGCCAGCCTGCAACACCTGCAGCAGCAGCTGGTGCCCCGCCTGCTGGGCTGCGGTACGGCGGAACAGCAGGCCTTCCTGCGGGGGCTGGAGGGCCGCCGCATCGCCGCCGGCCCCGCCGGTGCCCCCACCCGGGGCCGGCCCGATCTGCTGCCCACCGGCCGCAATTTCTATGCGGTGGACCTGCGGGGGCTGCCCACCGAGGCCGCCTGGGACCTGGGCCGCCGCAGCGCCGAGCTGCTGCTGGAGCTCCATCTGCAGGAGGAGGGGGAACACCTGCGCCAGCTCGCCCTTTCGGTATGGGGCACCAGCACGATGCGCAACGGCGGCGAGGACATCGCCCAGGCCCTGGCCCTGCTGGGGGTGCGGCCGGTGTGGGATGGGCCAACGCGCCGGATGGTGGATCTGGAACTGATCCCGCTCAGCCTGCTGGGCCGGCCCCGGGTGGATGTGACCCTGCGCATCTCCGGCCTGTTCCGCGATGCCTTCCCCCAGCTGGTGGGCTGGATGCACCGGGCCACCGCCCTGGTGGCCGGCCTGGAGGAGGACGACGCCGACAACCCCCTGGCGGCGGCCGCACGGCGGGAAGGGCACTGCGCCCGCGTCTACGGATCGGCACCCGGCGCCTACGGGGCCGGCCTGCAGGGCCTGATCGACAGCGGCCAGTGGGAGGAGCGGCGGGATCTGGGCGAGGCCTTCCTGACCTGGAGCAGCTGGCGCTACGCCCCCGACGGCGACGGCCAAGGAAGCGCAGCCGCCATCGAGGCGCGCGCGGATCGGGCAGGACTGGAGCAGCGGCTGCGCAGCGTGCAGGTGGTGCTGCACAACCAGGACAACCGCGAGCACGACCTGCTCGACTCCGACGATTACTACCAGTTCCAGGGGGGCCTGAGCGCGGCGGCCGAACGGCTGCAGGGCCGGCGGCCCGCCCTTTGGTTCGGCGACCACTCCCGCAGCAGCCGGCCGCGGCTGCACCGGATCGAGAAGGAGTTCGACAAGGTGCTCCGCAGCCGGGTGCTCAACCCCCGCTGGATCCGGGCGATGCAGGAGCACGGCTACAAGGGCGGCTTCGAGATGGCCGCCACCCTCGACTACCTGTTCGCCTACGACGCCAGCACCGGCCGCATGCCGGCCTGGAGCTACGGCGCCGTGTGGGAACACTGGCTGGCTGATCCCGAGGTGCGGGGGTTCCTGGAGCGTCGCAACCCATGGGCACTGCGCGACATGGGCGAACGGCTGCTGGAGGCCCACCACCGCGGCCTCTGGAGCAGGGCCGGCGCCGAGCAGATCAGCCACCTGGAGAAGCTGGTGCTCGACACCGAAAGTCTGATCGAACAGCAGCCCTGA
- a CDS encoding branched-chain amino acid transaminase, whose translation MHQFLPYAWFDGKVVRFEDATLSVATHALHYGTGAFGGMRALPNPADPKEILLFRADRHARRLSQSARLLLTDLPEDTIHAAIQAFLVANQPTCPVYLRPFVYTSDLGIAPRLHNIETNFLIYGLELGDYLSPDGVSCRISSWTRQEDRSLPLRGKISGAYITSSLAKTEAVKSGFEEAILMNSRGKVSEASGMNLFIVRDGQLITPGVDQDILEGITRASVIELARTMGLEVIERAVDKSELFIADEVFLSGTAAKVTPVRRVETTDLPAERPVMERLRERLTLITEGRDHAYDHWVTRIRIDS comes from the coding sequence ATGCACCAGTTCCTGCCCTACGCCTGGTTCGATGGCAAGGTCGTGCGCTTCGAGGACGCCACCCTCTCGGTGGCGACCCATGCCCTGCACTACGGCACCGGCGCTTTCGGGGGCATGCGGGCCCTGCCCAATCCTGCTGACCCCAAGGAGATCCTGCTGTTCCGGGCCGACCGCCACGCCCGAAGGCTCAGCCAGAGCGCCCGCCTGCTGCTCACCGACCTGCCGGAGGACACCATCCACGCGGCGATCCAGGCCTTCCTGGTGGCGAACCAGCCCACCTGTCCGGTGTATCTGCGGCCCTTCGTGTACACCAGCGACCTGGGCATCGCCCCGCGCCTGCACAACATCGAGACCAACTTCCTCATCTACGGCCTCGAACTCGGCGACTACCTCTCGCCGGACGGGGTGAGCTGCCGCATCAGCTCCTGGACCCGCCAGGAAGACCGCTCCCTGCCCCTGCGCGGCAAGATCAGCGGCGCCTACATCACCAGCTCCCTGGCCAAGACCGAGGCGGTGAAGAGCGGCTTCGAGGAGGCGATCCTGATGAACAGCCGCGGCAAGGTGAGCGAGGCCAGCGGCATGAATCTCTTCATCGTGCGCGACGGCCAGCTGATCACCCCCGGCGTGGATCAGGACATCCTCGAGGGCATCACCCGGGCCAGCGTGATCGAGCTGGCCCGGACCATGGGCCTGGAGGTGATCGAGCGGGCCGTGGACAAGAGCGAGCTGTTCATCGCCGACGAGGTGTTCCTCAGCGGCACCGCCGCCAAGGTGACGCCGGTGCGCCGGGTGGAGACCACCGACCTGCCGGCGGAGCGTCCCGTGATGGAACGGCTGCGCGAACGCCTCACCCTGATCACGGAAGGCCGCGATCACGCCTATGACCACTGGGTGACGCGGATCCGCATCGACAGCTGA